AGGCAAATATAAAAAAGCGTAAGGCTCTTCTCATATAGAACCACTATAACAAAATGGAATAAGAGTATCACGAGTATCAAAAGTACCACAGGTATCAGAAGATTAAATCCCTATCCGCTCTTTTCCATCAAGCGCGGACCAAGAAAAAAGCCAAGAAAAAAGGTGCCACCTTCAATAAGGTGGCACCTTAAACTTTCTCAGGGATTTTAAACTACGAAGTTGACTAGGCGGTCTTGAACGTATATCACTTTTCGGGGTGCTTTCTTGCCCAGATTTTTTTGCACATCGGCAAGCGAGAGCGCTAACTTTTCAGCCTCTTTCTGATTAATTCCAGCTTCAACTTGCACTTTATCGCGCACTCTGCCATTTATTTGCACAATTAAAGTAACCGTTTTTGCGCCAATTTGTGATTCGTCAAATTCTGGCCACTTTTCGTTATGGATGGAACTAAATTTCGGATTTCGAGTTTTGGATTTCGAGTTTCCGAAGAGATTTTGCCAAATCTCTTCGGTGATGTGTGGCGCAAAAGGCGCTAGCAATCTCAAGAACGTTTCGAATTCACTTTTATTTATAGAGTCTTTCTTCATTAAGTGGTTCAACCACTCCATTAATGTAGAAACCGCGGTATTAAACTTAATATCTTCAACGTCTTCTGTTACCTTTTTAATGGCCCTATTCATCATTCGTTTGTCCTCATCACTCATTTCAGCTTCTCCAACCGAATCTCCTAGTCTCCAAACCCTTTCCAAAAAGTGGTAGACACCTTTTATTCCAGAAGGATTCCAAGGCGCGACCAGATCGTAAGGACCCATAAACGCGAGGTACATTCGAACAGCATCGGCGCCGTATTTTTCTACCTGCTCGTCAGGATTAACAACATTTCCCTTCGATTTACTCATTCTGGAGCCATCTGGGCCTAGAATTACTCCATGGTGCACACGCTTCTGCGCGTACTCTTCGTAGCCCACCAAGCCTAAATCCTTGAAAAACTTAACGAAAAACCTCGAATAAAGCGTGTGGCCCACCGAATGTTCAGCACCCCCAAAGTAAATATCTACAGGCGTGAAATTTGAAACTACACCTTTGTCGAATATTTCCTTGTCATTTTTAGGATCTAAATACCTCAAAAAGTACCAGGCTGAATCAACAAAAGTATCCATCGTCTCCACTTCTCGCTTCGCTTCCTCGCCACAACTCGGGCACTTCACTTTTACCCAATCCTCAGCAGTTGCAAGCGGCGGCTTGCCGTGTGGTTGGTAATCAGAAATGTCAGGAAGCTCAACTGGTAAATCCTTTTCGCTTACGGGCACAATTCCACAATTGTCACAATAAATAATCGGTATGGGCGTTCCCCAATATCTCTGCCTCGAAACCGACCAATCATGAACGTGATAATTGACTTTAACCTCCGCCCACCCATTTTTCACCAAAAATTCGCTTATTTTCTCGTTTGCGATTTCCGGCGATGCCAAATCGTCAAATTGCCCTGAATTGACAATGTAACCTTCCTCAAGAACATCCTTTTCAGTCAAAACTTGTGACTGCTCACCCACTTTACTTCCGATTACCCTAATAACCTCAATGTCATATTCTTCGGCGAAGTGAAAATCACGAATATCCGAGCCTGGAACACCCATGACCGCGCCAGTACCATATGTACCGATTACGTAGTCACTTACCCACACTGGAACCTCTTTCCCGTTTACAGGGTTAATCACATACGAACCTGTG
The window above is part of the Candidatus Curtissbacteria bacterium genome. Proteins encoded here:
- the leuS gene encoding leucine--tRNA ligase, with product MDKYEPARVEKKWREQWAKDRLYKVNLNDSKPKYYLLVELPYPSGDLHMGHWFAFSVPDILARMKRMQDYNVFEPVGFDAFGLPAENAAIRWKIHPREWTFGNIEKMKAQFSTMGLINDWDYEVITCSPEYYKWNQWIFLKLYEKGLAYRGKILSNWCPVDQTVLANENVENGKCWRCGAEVVQKEVEQWFFKITDYAERLLWEDPPQADWPRSLIESQNNWIGKSKGLEIEFKVKDGEASVRVFTKFPETIFGVTYMVLAPEHPLLSKLTTTKYEERVNKYIKQAQRKSELERTSLEKKKTGVFTGSYVINPVNGKEVPVWVSDYVIGTYGTGAVMGVPGSDIRDFHFAEEYDIEVIRVIGSKVGEQSQVLTEKDVLEEGYIVNSGQFDDLASPEIANEKISEFLVKNGWAEVKVNYHVHDWSVSRQRYWGTPIPIIYCDNCGIVPVSEKDLPVELPDISDYQPHGKPPLATAEDWVKVKCPSCGEEAKREVETMDTFVDSAWYFLRYLDPKNDKEIFDKGVVSNFTPVDIYFGGAEHSVGHTLYSRFFVKFFKDLGLVGYEEYAQKRVHHGVILGPDGSRMSKSKGNVVNPDEQVEKYGADAVRMYLAFMGPYDLVAPWNPSGIKGVYHFLERVWRLGDSVGEAEMSDEDKRMMNRAIKKVTEDVEDIKFNTAVSTLMEWLNHLMKKDSINKSEFETFLRLLAPFAPHITEEIWQNLFGNSKSKTRNPKFSSIHNEKWPEFDESQIGAKTVTLIVQINGRVRDKVQVEAGINQKEAEKLALSLADVQKNLGKKAPRKVIYVQDRLVNFVV